A genomic segment from Fusobacteriaceae bacterium encodes:
- the alr gene encoding alanine racemase — protein MRVWIEIDADHLKANLDKIRGLCGKREIIAVVKSNCYGLGAVEMVRKLSEFGVRVFAVANYEEGLELVQSGVKAEILVLGAMFEDEIKAAVARGFHVSVNTMDELRFIRENKLPAKIQLKVDTGMGRVGFVPGEFQTAWDYCVEAGLDVTGVYSHLSSADVMTREAHSHTLRQIALFRELSRGKDVRYSHIFNSGGIVRYSKVIEGNAVRPGICMYGMLGNEKITGFKSVFAMKGRVIYKRSVSERTYISYSRTAYVEPGDTFATISVGYEDGLRRDFSNKTDILIKGVKCPVVGNITMDMTMVKLPPEIAQKVGVGEEATVYTDELIGDIKSPSACSWEIMTGIGRRVYRVYYEGGKPYKTVKWISE, from the coding sequence ATGAGGGTGTGGATTGAAATCGACGCGGACCATCTGAAAGCAAATCTTGATAAAATAAGGGGATTATGCGGAAAGCGCGAAATCATAGCCGTTGTGAAATCCAACTGCTACGGACTGGGCGCGGTGGAAATGGTCCGGAAATTGTCGGAATTCGGCGTCCGGGTATTCGCGGTCGCCAACTATGAAGAGGGACTCGAGCTCGTCCAAAGCGGGGTCAAGGCCGAAATTCTAGTCCTCGGGGCCATGTTTGAGGATGAGATCAAAGCGGCCGTGGCCCGGGGCTTTCATGTCAGCGTCAATACCATGGATGAGCTGCGTTTCATCCGGGAAAATAAGCTGCCGGCCAAGATCCAGCTCAAGGTCGATACGGGCATGGGCCGGGTGGGCTTTGTGCCAGGGGAGTTTCAGACGGCCTGGGATTACTGCGTTGAGGCGGGGCTGGACGTCACCGGCGTCTACTCGCATCTGAGCTCAGCCGACGTCATGACCAGAGAGGCCCACAGCCACACGCTCAGGCAGATCGCCCTTTTCCGGGAGCTTTCCCGGGGAAAGGACGTCCGCTACAGCCACATTTTCAACAGCGGCGGCATTGTCCGCTATTCCAAGGTCATCGAGGGCAACGCCGTCAGGCCCGGGATCTGCATGTACGGCATGCTGGGCAATGAAAAGATCACGGGCTTCAAAAGCGTATTCGCCATGAAAGGACGCGTGATCTACAAGAGAAGCGTGAGCGAACGGACATATATCTCCTATTCCCGGACCGCTTACGTGGAGCCCGGAGATACGTTCGCGACGATCTCCGTAGGCTATGAGGACGGGCTCCGGCGGGATTTCTCCAACAAGACCGACATCCTGATCAAGGGCGTCAAATGTCCGGTAGTAGGCAACATCACCATGGACATGACCATGGTGAAGCTCCCTCCCGAGATCGCGCAAAAAGTAGGGGTCGGAGAAGAGGCGACGGTCTATACCGACGAACTCATCGGCGACATCAAGAGCCCCAGCGCGTGCAGCTGGGAGATCATGACCGGCATCGGCCGCAGGGTCTACCGGGTGTACTACGAGGGGGGAAAACCCTACAAGACCGTCAAATGGATCAGTGAATGA
- the secF gene encoding protein translocase subunit SecF produces the protein MKLKLIEHKKIYLLIPTVCVILALAAVFFKGLNYGIDFSGGNLFQVTYEKPVTLAAVNESLDKLGDKIPQMSSNSRKTQISEDRIIILRSQEISEDEKETVLENLKSQGNYSIDKIEKVGASIGEELKYAALISLAVGSVLIVLYITFRFEFIFSIGSIVALLHDVILALGLVSILGYEVNTPFIAAILTIVGYSINDTIVIFDRIRENLASRRRSRLTIEQIIENSVDQCLRRSINTSLTTLFAVVALLIFGGDSLRTFIVALLVGVTCGAYSSIFVAPLIVYLLGRRKNSLEKFDEKEKDEAEEKILV, from the coding sequence ATGAAATTAAAACTGATCGAACACAAGAAAATTTATCTGCTGATTCCCACGGTCTGCGTGATTTTGGCGTTGGCAGCCGTATTTTTCAAGGGGCTCAACTACGGGATCGACTTTTCCGGAGGAAATCTGTTCCAGGTGACTTATGAAAAGCCCGTGACTTTGGCCGCCGTCAACGAATCCCTGGACAAGCTCGGGGACAAAATTCCCCAGATGAGCTCCAACAGCCGGAAAACCCAGATATCCGAAGACAGGATCATCATTTTGCGTTCCCAGGAGATCAGCGAGGACGAAAAGGAAACGGTTTTGGAAAATCTCAAATCCCAGGGGAACTACAGCATTGACAAGATCGAAAAAGTCGGGGCCAGTATCGGGGAAGAGCTCAAATACGCGGCGCTCATCTCCCTTGCGGTCGGATCCGTCCTGATCGTACTCTATATCACGTTCCGCTTTGAATTTATCTTTTCGATAGGCTCCATTGTGGCCCTGTTGCATGACGTGATCCTGGCTCTGGGGCTCGTGTCCATCCTCGGCTACGAGGTCAATACGCCCTTTATCGCGGCGATCCTGACCATCGTGGGCTATTCCATCAACGACACGATCGTTATCTTCGACCGGATCCGGGAGAATCTCGCGAGCCGCAGACGGAGCCGCCTGACCATCGAGCAAATCATCGAAAACAGCGTGGACCAGTGTCTGCGCCGCTCCATCAACACGTCGCTGACGACGCTTTTCGCGGTCGTGGCGCTTTTGATCTTCGGCGGAGATTCTCTGCGAACCTTTATCGTGGCCCTTTTGGTCGGCGTGACCTGCGGCGCGTACAGCTCCATTTTCGTGGCGCCGCTCATTGTTTATCTCTTGGGTCGCAGAAAGAATTCCCTGGAAAAATTCGATGAAAAAGAAAAAGACGAGGCCGAGGAAAAAATTCTCGTATAA
- the secD gene encoding protein translocase subunit SecD: MKKLWIKLLFVVIVVAGALYLALHKPIKQGLDLKGGVYVVLEAVEDENTKIDADAMRRLMEVIDRRINGIGVAESEVQLAGSNRIIVELPGIQDTEQAVRMIGKTALLEFKLKNDDGTLGETLLTGSALKSASVTTDELARPVISFEMNQEGAEKFAVITRENIGKQLAITLDGVEQTAPVIQSEIPSGRGQITGRYTPDEAKAMATLLNAGALPIKAEVAETRIVGATLGEESIAQSKRASILAMILICVFMLFFYRLPGIVADFALAIYGIITIGVLNFIDATLTLPGIAGLVLSAGMAVDANVIIFERIKEELGHGNSILNAINAGFSKGFVSIFDSNITTLITTVILFTFGTGPIKGFAVTLAIGVLASMFTAITITKVLLLIFVRTFNLRDIKFFGVVKEEA, translated from the coding sequence ATGAAGAAACTATGGATTAAACTGCTGTTTGTGGTCATTGTGGTCGCGGGCGCCCTCTACCTCGCGCTGCACAAGCCCATCAAGCAGGGCCTTGACTTGAAAGGGGGGGTCTATGTCGTACTGGAGGCCGTCGAGGATGAAAATACCAAGATAGACGCCGACGCCATGCGCAGGCTCATGGAAGTCATCGACCGCCGGATCAACGGGATCGGCGTCGCGGAATCGGAAGTGCAGCTGGCGGGGAGCAACCGCATTATCGTAGAGCTGCCCGGGATCCAGGACACGGAACAGGCCGTCAGAATGATCGGAAAGACCGCCCTTTTGGAGTTTAAACTGAAAAACGACGACGGGACCCTGGGCGAGACGCTTCTGACCGGAAGCGCCCTCAAATCTGCTTCCGTCACGACAGACGAACTGGCCCGCCCCGTGATCAGCTTTGAGATGAACCAGGAAGGGGCCGAAAAATTCGCGGTCATCACGAGAGAAAACATCGGAAAGCAGCTGGCCATTACCCTTGACGGCGTGGAGCAGACCGCGCCCGTGATCCAGAGCGAGATCCCCAGCGGCAGGGGCCAGATCACCGGCCGCTATACGCCCGACGAGGCCAAGGCCATGGCGACGCTGCTCAACGCCGGCGCTTTGCCGATCAAGGCCGAAGTGGCCGAGACGCGAATCGTGGGGGCTACCTTGGGAGAAGAGTCCATCGCCCAGAGCAAACGGGCCTCGATTCTGGCCATGATCCTGATCTGCGTCTTTATGTTGTTCTTTTATCGCCTGCCCGGTATTGTGGCGGACTTTGCCCTGGCCATCTACGGGATCATCACGATCGGCGTTCTCAATTTTATCGACGCGACGCTGACGCTTCCCGGGATCGCGGGACTCGTGCTCTCGGCGGGCATGGCCGTCGACGCCAACGTCATTATTTTTGAGCGGATCAAGGAGGAACTGGGCCACGGAAACAGCATCCTGAACGCCATCAACGCGGGGTTCAGCAAGGGTTTCGTGTCGATCTTCGACTCCAACATCACGACGTTGATTACGACAGTAATCCTCTTCACCTTCGGCACGGGGCCCATCAAGGGCTTTGCCGTAACGCTCGCCATCGGCGTTCTGGCTTCGATGTTTACGGCCATTACGATCACAAAAGTGCTGCTTTTGATCTTTGTCCGCACCTTCAACCTGCGCGACATCAAATTCTTCGGCGTGGTCAAGGAGGAGGCGTAA
- the ruvX gene encoding Holliday junction resolvase RuvX → MGKKYLGLDIGDVRIGVAKCDAMGIVVTPLVVIHRTKEKAVGRIREICLEEGIADIVAGIPKSLDGTEKRQAEKVRAFLAKLKEAMPEARIYECDERYTTVAADRILNEIMEKGAPEKRKRIDKLAAALILENFLEQERTKNKLRIGGEHEETMD, encoded by the coding sequence GTGGGGAAAAAATACCTCGGTCTCGATATCGGAGACGTTCGGATCGGCGTCGCCAAATGCGACGCTATGGGGATTGTGGTGACGCCCCTTGTCGTGATCCACAGGACGAAGGAAAAAGCCGTCGGGCGGATCCGCGAAATCTGCCTTGAGGAAGGGATCGCGGATATCGTGGCGGGCATACCCAAAAGCCTTGACGGGACCGAAAAAAGGCAGGCGGAAAAAGTGCGGGCCTTTCTCGCGAAACTGAAAGAGGCCATGCCGGAAGCCCGGATTTATGAATGCGACGAGCGCTATACGACCGTCGCCGCGGACAGGATATTGAACGAAATCATGGAAAAAGGCGCGCCGGAAAAAAGAAAGCGCATTGACAAGCTGGCGGCGGCCCTGATCCTGGAAAATTTTCTGGAACAAGAACGGACAAAAAACAAATTACGGATTGGAGGAGAACATGAAGAAACTATGGATTAA
- the alaS gene encoding alanine--tRNA ligase: MLTGNEIRSKFIEFFEKHGHKHFESASLIPDDPTLLLTVAGMVPFKPYFLGQKEAPYPRVTTYQKSIRTNDLENVGRTARHHTFFEMLGNFSFGDYFKKEAILWSLEFVTEVLGIDRKRLWVSIFTTDDEAEDIWIRECDFPKERIVRFGEEDNWWSAGPTGSCGPCSEIYVDLGTAYGGTENSRLGDPDCDSRFIEIWNLVFTEYNRLEDGHLEPLPKKNIDTGAGLERIAAVVQEKPNNFETDLLFPILEEAARLTGSAYGRSERDNFSLKVITDHARAVTFLVNDGVLPANEGRGYILRRILRRAVRHGRLLGQRELFLYKIVDKVVEIMRDAYPDLPGNRDHVKKIIRIEEEKFSRTLDQGITLVELEIERLKAEKAVKMEGEMVFKLYDTYGFPYELTEEICREKGILVSREEFDRKMEEQREKARLAREIVFEQGQDAFLEAFYDKYGASRFTGYETLTDTGRLLHVKDAGDGAVQMIFDQTPFYAESGGQHCDAGKITGEGFEGTVLDVQKQKGIFMHKVAVEKGKPVAGAEYFLEVDEMTRLATMKNHSATHLLFKALKLILGDHVQQSGFYADKEKLRFDFNHYDALTERELEEVEILVNIKIAQGIPVHVGHMSLEEAKKEGAEALFEDKYGDVVRVVSAGDFSKELCGGTHVDNTARIGFFKIESESGVSAGIRRIEALTGLNAYHDAAIKEKILDRIEKTMKTNAMNVREKIDEMLDRIRAGEKEILNLKTKLFKYEIEDLEKEAGIRGGAKIFIGSFPEKSIEELRYAVDYLKDRHENAVIFLASKTDKALFAAGVTKGLTGVIKAGDLVKKAAQTAGGNGGGRPDFAQAGAKDPGMIPEALREVRRIIDDAFGRG; the protein is encoded by the coding sequence TTGCTGACAGGGAATGAAATCAGGAGCAAATTTATAGAATTTTTCGAAAAGCACGGACACAAGCACTTTGAGAGCGCGTCCTTAATTCCGGACGACCCCACGCTGCTTCTGACCGTGGCGGGCATGGTCCCCTTCAAGCCTTATTTTCTGGGCCAAAAGGAGGCCCCCTATCCGCGGGTGACGACCTATCAGAAGTCCATCCGCACAAACGACCTGGAAAACGTCGGTCGGACCGCCCGGCACCACACGTTTTTCGAGATGCTGGGGAATTTTTCCTTCGGCGATTATTTCAAAAAAGAGGCCATCCTCTGGTCTCTGGAATTTGTGACCGAAGTCCTGGGCATCGACAGAAAACGACTCTGGGTCAGCATATTTACCACCGACGACGAGGCCGAGGACATCTGGATCCGGGAATGCGATTTCCCCAAAGAGCGCATCGTGCGTTTCGGGGAAGAGGACAACTGGTGGTCGGCGGGTCCCACAGGCTCCTGCGGCCCCTGCTCCGAGATCTATGTGGACTTGGGGACGGCCTACGGCGGCACGGAAAATTCGCGGCTCGGAGATCCCGACTGCGACAGCCGCTTTATCGAGATCTGGAATCTTGTATTCACCGAATACAACCGCCTCGAAGACGGCCATTTGGAGCCTCTTCCGAAGAAAAATATCGATACGGGGGCGGGCCTTGAGCGGATCGCCGCTGTCGTTCAGGAAAAACCCAACAATTTTGAGACGGACCTGCTGTTTCCGATCCTCGAGGAGGCCGCAAGACTGACCGGAAGCGCTTACGGGAGGAGCGAACGGGACAATTTCTCCCTCAAGGTCATTACCGACCACGCCCGGGCCGTGACCTTTCTCGTCAACGACGGGGTGCTCCCCGCCAACGAGGGACGGGGCTACATCCTGAGAAGGATCCTGCGGCGGGCAGTCCGCCACGGTCGGCTTTTGGGGCAGCGGGAGCTTTTCCTGTACAAGATCGTCGACAAGGTCGTGGAAATCATGCGGGACGCCTATCCGGACCTGCCGGGAAACCGCGATCATGTAAAAAAGATTATCCGGATCGAAGAAGAAAAATTTTCCCGGACCCTCGACCAGGGGATCACGCTGGTCGAGCTGGAAATCGAGCGGCTCAAGGCCGAAAAAGCAGTTAAGATGGAAGGGGAAATGGTCTTCAAACTCTACGACACCTACGGTTTTCCCTATGAGCTCACCGAGGAAATCTGCCGGGAAAAGGGCATCCTCGTCTCCCGGGAGGAATTCGATCGTAAAATGGAAGAACAGCGCGAAAAGGCGCGTCTCGCCCGAGAAATCGTCTTTGAGCAGGGACAGGACGCCTTTTTGGAGGCTTTTTACGACAAATACGGCGCGTCCCGTTTTACGGGCTATGAGACGCTGACGGACACCGGAAGGCTCCTCCACGTCAAGGACGCCGGGGATGGCGCCGTGCAAATGATCTTCGACCAGACGCCATTTTACGCGGAATCGGGCGGTCAGCACTGCGACGCCGGCAAGATCACCGGGGAAGGCTTCGAGGGGACGGTCCTCGATGTGCAAAAGCAAAAAGGGATCTTTATGCACAAGGTGGCCGTGGAAAAGGGAAAACCCGTCGCGGGCGCGGAATATTTCCTCGAAGTCGACGAAATGACACGCCTTGCCACGATGAAAAACCATTCGGCGACCCATCTGTTGTTTAAAGCCCTCAAGCTCATCCTGGGCGACCATGTGCAGCAGTCGGGCTTTTACGCCGACAAAGAGAAACTGCGCTTTGACTTCAATCATTATGACGCTTTGACGGAACGGGAGCTCGAGGAAGTGGAGATTTTGGTCAACATCAAGATCGCCCAGGGGATTCCGGTCCACGTGGGGCATATGTCGCTGGAAGAAGCGAAGAAAGAAGGCGCGGAGGCGCTCTTTGAGGATAAATACGGGGACGTCGTGAGGGTCGTCAGCGCCGGGGACTTTTCCAAAGAACTCTGCGGCGGCACCCACGTCGATAACACGGCCCGGATCGGCTTTTTCAAGATCGAAAGCGAAAGCGGCGTTTCGGCGGGGATCCGCAGGATCGAGGCCCTGACGGGCTTAAACGCCTACCATGACGCGGCCATCAAAGAAAAGATCTTGGACCGGATCGAAAAGACCATGAAGACAAACGCCATGAACGTCAGGGAAAAAATTGACGAGATGCTCGACAGAATCCGGGCGGGCGAAAAAGAAATCCTGAACCTCAAGACAAAACTCTTCAAATATGAAATCGAGGACCTCGAAAAAGAGGCCGGAATCCGGGGCGGAGCGAAAATTTTCATCGGCAGTTTCCCCGAAAAATCCATTGAGGAACTGCGCTACGCCGTGGATTATCTCAAAGACCGGCATGAGAACGCCGTGATCTTCCTCGCGTCAAAGACCGACAAAGCGCTGTTTGCGGCGGGCGTGACCAAGGGGCTCACGGGCGTGATCAAGGCCGGGGACCTCGTCAAAAAAGCGGCCCAGACCGCCGGAGGAAACGGCGGCGGCAGACCCGATTTCGCCCAGGCCGGCGCAAAGGATCCCGGGATGATCCCCGAGGCCCTCAGGGAAGTCCGCCGGATCATCGACGACGCCTTCGGCCGGGGGTGA
- the lptB gene encoding LPS export ABC transporter ATP-binding protein: MRNLEAQGLCKSYKKRRVVDNVDIEVHKGEIVGLLGPNGAGKTTTFYMITGIIRPDAGRVLCDNEEITDMPMYRRANMGIGYLAQEPSVFRNLTVEENILAVLEMKGLPKAEQKETMERLLEEFKLLQVRKSYGYSLSGGERRRIEIARTIANNPSFILLDEPFAGVDPIAVEDIQESIRYLKGKGLGILITDHNVRETLTITEKAYIMHEGKILMSGTSQEIAGDERARKAYLGDNFRLE; encoded by the coding sequence ATGAGAAATCTCGAAGCGCAGGGACTCTGCAAGAGCTATAAAAAAAGACGCGTCGTGGACAATGTGGATATCGAAGTCCACAAAGGAGAGATCGTGGGGCTTTTAGGCCCCAACGGCGCCGGAAAGACGACGACCTTTTATATGATTACCGGCATCATCAGGCCCGACGCCGGACGGGTCCTCTGCGACAACGAGGAAATTACGGATATGCCGATGTACCGGCGGGCCAATATGGGCATAGGCTATCTCGCCCAGGAACCTTCGGTCTTCCGGAACCTGACCGTGGAGGAAAATATCCTGGCGGTTCTCGAGATGAAGGGCCTCCCTAAGGCCGAACAGAAGGAGACCATGGAGCGGCTCCTTGAGGAATTCAAACTCTTGCAAGTCAGAAAATCTTACGGCTATTCCCTCTCGGGCGGGGAAAGACGGCGGATCGAAATCGCCCGGACCATCGCCAACAATCCGAGTTTCATCCTGTTGGACGAACCCTTCGCGGGGGTCGATCCCATCGCGGTGGAGGATATCCAAGAGAGCATCCGCTACCTGAAGGGAAAGGGACTGGGGATTCTGATCACGGACCACAACGTGCGGGAGACGCTGACGATCACCGAAAAGGCCTATATTATGCACGAGGGAAAGATCCTTATGAGCGGCACCTCGCAGGAGATCGCGGGAGACGAGCGGGCGAGAAAAGCCTATCTCGGCGACAATTTCCGGCTCGAATAG
- the lptC gene encoding LPS export ABC transporter periplasmic protein LptC, with product MRKKTIAIALFLIAGILVYFNYFREENLPDDANQRIETTNAVYENEDYHVTAAKQTDFLKSKDTFFADGELKLLKKGTILRADNMEMDKENNVSLRKNIEGESESGWRLNSEQLYYHKAKDEISSDEGVKARDMNRDLSISSRRYRSDAKVTFMEMREDVEISTGKVTITGDSGDYSDKTKELVLSGKIEVSGYDKDNNSIGGEFKRLYYHIGTKQIRSEDPFHLLYRGIRLNGGRLVMNEADESFEITKDVSFEGGGYTIRAERIRRGPMGDIVYIDGPVSGGNAEYGMKAQRGEYRISEKKLYLLGEDGKLELTSAKGEKLQGNEIIFDNDKNTVEIKAKDKVRYQSVEGELCTKNIVYDLTARVATIGNPYTFAGPRWESEGKAALYRADEKAGELSGAWILDKEKRQRVEGEKITADRLKETYILDGAAYVENDSYILRAPYVEYHEKGTDSLIRGDYSVYMKKKEMTYKGTDALYNAEKGEFIDEGDVRVSGKNFEAYGRDLTYSEESGYGDVGSRILIENAQGTKIIAEKCTFLKDKEIRITGAVTLENEKIYAETTNGVYDLTTELVTLPDEIRAKSRDGSFAGTLQGGIYDNNSALFKGKSLVADYEAYHITADEAWYDFPGEKMTLSGNAVIRSRAVPGNVLQGTRLIYYKKTEEIEAEAGYTASYEIYKAKGDRLRYGKQSGELAGKPIAISGQNGDFLEADAIAGRLSELRMDFTGNVTARRTTDGETTDFAGGTARVFLKKEGKNYVPARVEAEESVSLKQKEREAYAEYLEYQFEKKRLYAKDQVRVLGSDEKNGLSEAEGHILNADILQETALLTGDVKLKNTAKNGDVSTGSGDRATLHYGRKEAELIGNARLESPEGIVAADRVFYEFSGRKAKARGNVYMEYKKKKN from the coding sequence ATGAGAAAAAAAACAATCGCCATAGCGCTTTTTCTGATCGCGGGAATCCTCGTGTATTTCAATTATTTCCGGGAGGAAAATCTGCCCGACGACGCCAACCAGCGGATCGAGACCACAAACGCCGTCTACGAAAACGAGGATTACCACGTGACGGCCGCGAAACAGACGGATTTTCTCAAATCCAAGGACACGTTTTTTGCCGACGGAGAGCTGAAACTCCTGAAGAAAGGGACGATCCTCCGGGCGGACAACATGGAGATGGACAAGGAAAACAACGTGAGCCTGAGAAAAAATATCGAGGGCGAAAGCGAAAGCGGCTGGCGGCTCAATTCGGAGCAGCTTTACTATCACAAAGCCAAAGACGAGATCAGCTCCGACGAAGGGGTAAAGGCCCGGGACATGAACCGGGACCTCTCGATTTCCAGCAGGCGTTACCGAAGTGACGCCAAGGTGACGTTTATGGAAATGCGGGAGGACGTCGAGATCTCGACCGGAAAAGTGACAATCACCGGCGACAGCGGGGATTACAGCGACAAGACGAAGGAGCTTGTCCTTTCGGGAAAAATCGAAGTCAGCGGCTACGACAAGGACAACAACAGCATAGGCGGGGAATTCAAACGCCTGTATTATCATATCGGGACAAAACAAATCCGCAGCGAAGATCCCTTTCACCTGCTGTACCGGGGAATCCGCCTGAACGGCGGCAGACTCGTCATGAACGAGGCCGACGAATCCTTTGAGATCACGAAAGACGTGAGCTTTGAAGGGGGCGGCTACACGATCCGGGCCGAGAGGATCCGGCGGGGACCCATGGGGGATATCGTTTACATCGACGGTCCCGTCTCGGGCGGAAACGCCGAATACGGCATGAAGGCACAGCGGGGGGAATACCGGATTTCCGAAAAAAAACTTTATCTGCTGGGAGAAGACGGAAAATTGGAGCTCACTTCGGCCAAAGGGGAGAAACTCCAGGGAAACGAGATCATTTTTGACAACGACAAAAATACCGTGGAGATCAAAGCCAAAGACAAGGTCCGCTACCAATCGGTCGAGGGCGAATTATGTACAAAAAATATCGTTTATGACCTGACGGCGCGGGTAGCCACGATCGGGAATCCTTATACCTTCGCGGGACCCCGCTGGGAAAGCGAGGGCAAAGCGGCCCTCTACCGGGCCGACGAAAAGGCCGGGGAGCTCTCCGGCGCGTGGATTCTGGATAAGGAGAAGCGTCAGCGCGTCGAGGGGGAGAAAATCACGGCGGACCGCCTGAAGGAAACCTATATTCTCGACGGCGCCGCTTATGTCGAAAACGACAGCTATATTTTGAGGGCCCCCTATGTGGAATATCACGAGAAGGGGACCGATTCCCTGATTCGGGGCGACTACAGCGTCTACATGAAGAAAAAGGAAATGACCTACAAAGGGACAGACGCCCTTTATAACGCCGAAAAAGGCGAGTTTATCGATGAAGGGGACGTCAGGGTCAGCGGGAAGAATTTCGAGGCCTACGGCCGCGACCTCACCTACAGCGAGGAAAGCGGCTACGGCGACGTGGGGAGCAGGATCCTTATCGAAAACGCCCAGGGCACAAAGATTATCGCCGAAAAATGTACATTTTTGAAGGATAAGGAAATCCGGATCACCGGGGCTGTCACGCTGGAAAATGAAAAAATCTACGCCGAAACGACCAACGGCGTCTATGATCTCACGACGGAGCTGGTGACGCTACCTGACGAGATCCGGGCCAAAAGCCGCGACGGGAGTTTCGCGGGGACGCTGCAGGGCGGGATCTACGACAACAACAGCGCGCTCTTCAAGGGAAAAAGCCTTGTGGCCGACTATGAGGCGTATCACATTACCGCCGACGAGGCCTGGTATGATTTTCCGGGAGAAAAGATGACGCTTTCGGGAAACGCCGTGATCCGGAGCAGAGCGGTCCCGGGCAATGTCCTCCAAGGGACGCGGCTCATCTACTATAAGAAAACGGAAGAAATCGAAGCGGAAGCGGGATATACGGCAAGCTATGAAATCTATAAGGCCAAAGGGGATCGGCTCCGCTACGGAAAGCAAAGCGGGGAGTTGGCCGGAAAGCCCATCGCAATTTCCGGGCAAAACGGGGACTTTCTGGAAGCCGACGCCATAGCGGGCAGGCTATCGGAGTTGCGAATGGATTTTACCGGAAACGTCACCGCAAGACGGACGACAGACGGAGAAACGACAGATTTTGCGGGCGGAACAGCCCGGGTGTTTCTCAAAAAAGAGGGGAAAAATTATGTCCCGGCCCGCGTTGAGGCCGAAGAAAGCGTGAGTCTCAAACAAAAGGAGCGGGAGGCCTACGCGGAATATCTCGAGTATCAATTTGAGAAAAAGCGGCTTTACGCCAAAGATCAGGTAAGAGTGCTGGGCTCCGATGAGAAAAACGGGCTGTCGGAAGCGGAAGGGCATATCTTGAACGCCGATATTTTGCAGGAGACGGCGCTCCTCACCGGAGACGTCAAATTGAAAAACACCGCGAAAAACGGGGACGTGTCCACGGGGTCGGGAGACCGGGCCACGCTCCATTACGGACGTAAAGAGGCGGAACTCATCGGAAACGCGCGCTTGGAGTCGCCGGAAGGGATTGTCGCCGCCGACCGGGTTTTCTACGAATTTTCCGGACGCAAGGCCAAAGCCCGGGGCAATGTGTATATGGAGTACAAGAAGAAAAAGAACTGA